A single window of Synechococcus sp. CBW1004 DNA harbors:
- a CDS encoding NAD(+) kinase — translation MTPTAAGNPPAGRAARIGLIINDGKSLALDTAAAIEARLQAAGLETVRASSASGVVGFANPDQHLRSRGHTACVPAAFDGGLDLAIVLGGDGTVLSAARMTAPIGVPILTINTGHLGFLAEAYLRDLDRVLAQVIARRWTVEERSMLVVSVMRGEQRRWEVLCLNEMALHREPLTSMCHFEIAIGRHAPVDIAADGVILSTPTGSTAYALSAGGPVITPDCPVLQLTPIAPHSLASRALVFSDAEPVTVFPATPERLMMVVDGSAGCYVWPEDRVLVRRSEQPVRFVRLADHEFFQVLRNKLGWGLPHVAKPGNDGADPGSAASSSAS, via the coding sequence GTGACCCCGACTGCCGCCGGAAATCCGCCTGCCGGTCGCGCCGCTCGCATCGGTCTGATCATCAATGACGGCAAGTCGCTGGCGCTCGACACCGCCGCAGCGATCGAGGCACGTCTGCAGGCCGCGGGCCTCGAGACCGTGCGCGCCAGCAGTGCCTCCGGGGTGGTGGGCTTCGCCAATCCCGACCAGCATCTGCGTAGCCGCGGCCATACCGCCTGCGTCCCCGCCGCCTTCGATGGCGGCCTCGATCTGGCGATCGTGCTCGGCGGCGACGGCACCGTGCTGTCGGCGGCCCGCATGACCGCGCCGATCGGCGTGCCGATCCTGACGATCAACACCGGCCACCTCGGCTTCCTGGCGGAGGCCTACCTCCGCGATCTCGACCGCGTGCTCGCCCAGGTGATCGCCCGTCGCTGGACGGTGGAGGAGCGCTCGATGCTGGTGGTGAGCGTGATGCGGGGCGAGCAGCGCCGCTGGGAGGTGCTCTGCCTCAACGAGATGGCGCTGCACCGTGAGCCGCTCACCTCGATGTGCCATTTCGAGATCGCCATCGGCCGCCACGCCCCGGTGGACATCGCCGCCGACGGCGTCATCCTCTCCACCCCGACCGGCTCCACCGCCTATGCCCTCTCCGCCGGTGGCCCGGTGATCACGCCGGACTGCCCGGTGCTGCAGCTCACCCCCATCGCGCCCCACTCGCTGGCCTCCCGGGCGCTGGTGTTCAGCGACGCCGAACCGGTGACCGTGTTTCCGGCCACGCCCGAGCGGCTGATGATGGTGGTCGACGGCAGTGCCGGCTGCTACGTCTGGCCGGAGGACCGGGTGCTGGTGCGCCGCAGCGAGCAGCCGGTGCGCTTCGTGCGCCTGGCTGACCATGAGTTCTTCCAGGTGCTGCGCAACAAGCTCGGCTGGGGCCTGCCGCACGTGGCCAAGCCCGGCAACGACGGCGCCGATCCGGGTTCTGCCGCCTCCAGCTCCGCATCGTGA
- the pheS gene encoding phenylalanine--tRNA ligase subunit alpha, translating into MSAAVSLQDLTAQLEELEREAARSIAAADGSAALEELRVGLLGKKGRLSAVLGAMGRLSAEERPLVGQRANVLKEQVQGLLHERLESLKQAALSERLERERLDVTAPCRYVPPGQRHPLISTIEEIVDIFAGLGYRVSEGPEIESDHYNFTALNIPPHHPARDMQDTFYLAPGADGQERLLRTHTSPVQIRHLEANPPPARIVAPGRVFRRDAVDATHSPVFHQVEVLALDEGLDFSHLRGTVMAFLKQFFGDLPVRFRASYFPFTEPSAEVDVQWRGRWLEVMGCGMVDPAVLEGLGIDSERWSGFAAGLGVERFCMVRHGIDDIRRLYTSDLRFLEQF; encoded by the coding sequence TTGAGCGCCGCCGTCAGCCTCCAGGACCTCACCGCCCAGCTGGAGGAGCTGGAGCGCGAGGCCGCCCGATCGATCGCCGCTGCCGATGGCAGCGCCGCCCTCGAGGAGCTGCGGGTGGGCCTGCTCGGCAAGAAGGGACGCCTGTCGGCCGTGCTCGGGGCCATGGGACGCCTCTCGGCCGAGGAGCGGCCGCTGGTGGGGCAGCGCGCCAACGTGCTCAAGGAGCAGGTGCAGGGCCTGTTGCATGAGCGCCTGGAGAGTCTCAAGCAGGCGGCGCTTAGCGAACGGCTGGAGCGCGAGCGCCTCGATGTCACAGCCCCCTGTCGCTATGTGCCGCCGGGGCAGCGTCACCCGCTGATCAGCACGATCGAGGAGATCGTCGACATCTTTGCGGGCCTCGGCTACCGCGTCTCCGAGGGACCGGAGATCGAGAGCGACCACTACAACTTCACCGCCCTCAACATCCCGCCCCACCACCCGGCGCGGGACATGCAGGACACCTTCTATCTGGCCCCCGGCGCTGATGGGCAGGAGCGTCTGCTGCGCACCCACACCTCGCCGGTTCAGATCCGCCACCTGGAGGCCAATCCGCCGCCGGCTCGCATCGTCGCCCCGGGCCGTGTCTTCCGCCGCGATGCCGTCGACGCCACCCATTCGCCGGTGTTCCACCAGGTGGAGGTGCTGGCCCTTGATGAAGGCCTCGACTTCAGCCATCTGCGCGGCACGGTGATGGCCTTCCTGAAGCAGTTCTTCGGCGACCTGCCGGTGCGCTTCCGCGCCAGCTACTTCCCCTTCACCGAGCCCAGTGCCGAGGTGGACGTGCAGTGGCGCGGCCGCTGGCTGGAGGTGATGGGCTGCGGCATGGTCGATCCGGCGGTGCTCGAGGGGCTCGGCATCGATTCCGAGCGCTGGAGCGGCTTCGCCGCCGGCCTGGGGGTGGAGCGCTTCTGCATGGTGCGCCACGGCATCGACGACATCCGCCGCCTCTACACCAGCGATCTGCGCTTCCTGGAGCAGTTCTGA
- the surE gene encoding 5'/3'-nucleotidase SurE has translation MPPLRILISNDDGVFADGIQTLAAEAAERGHRVTVVCPDQERSATGHGLTLQTPLRAERADELFSPGVTAWACSGNPSDCVKLALCSLLEEPPDLVLSGINHGPNLGTDVMYSGTVAAAMEGTIEGLPSLAVSSADFRWRQFGPAAALALDVAEAMLQQGWPEGLLLSLNVPPRPADQIGPLRWCRTAQRRYVDQFDRRVDPRGRTYWWLAGEVVNDLEATVAGPDDWPVDVAWVEAGGASLSPLQPELFWRGRCDTLPQLGALSSGRTARNEG, from the coding sequence ATGCCGCCGCTCCGCATCCTGATCAGCAACGACGACGGTGTCTTCGCGGACGGCATCCAGACCCTGGCCGCGGAGGCCGCCGAACGGGGCCACCGGGTGACGGTGGTCTGCCCCGACCAGGAACGCTCCGCCACCGGCCACGGCCTCACCCTGCAGACGCCCCTGCGGGCGGAGCGGGCCGATGAGCTGTTCTCGCCCGGCGTCACGGCCTGGGCCTGCAGCGGCAACCCCTCCGACTGCGTCAAGCTCGCCCTGTGCTCCCTGCTGGAGGAGCCCCCGGATCTGGTGCTCTCCGGCATCAACCACGGCCCCAACCTCGGCACCGATGTCATGTATTCGGGCACGGTGGCGGCGGCGATGGAGGGCACGATCGAGGGTCTGCCCTCTCTGGCGGTGAGCAGCGCCGACTTCCGCTGGCGCCAGTTCGGCCCGGCTGCGGCGCTGGCGCTCGATGTGGCGGAGGCGATGCTGCAGCAGGGCTGGCCCGAGGGGCTGCTGCTCAGCCTCAACGTGCCGCCGCGGCCGGCGGATCAGATCGGGCCGCTGCGCTGGTGCCGCACCGCCCAGCGGCGCTACGTCGACCAGTTCGACAGACGCGTCGATCCGCGCGGCCGCACCTACTGGTGGCTTGCCGGCGAGGTGGTGAACGATCTGGAGGCGACGGTCGCCGGCCCCGACGACTGGCCCGTGGACGTGGCCTGGGTCGAGGCCGGCGGCGCCTCGCTGTCGCCGCTGCAGCCGGAACTGTTCTGGCGGGGCCGCTGCGACACCCTGCCGCAGCTGGGAGCCCTCAGCAGCGGGCGGACGGCCCGGAACGAGGGCTGA
- a CDS encoding DUF3611 family protein, giving the protein MADRLDLQLIAAALRRLGWARFWAQLVLAVVVVGVLLFNNIGGRLAANSARALGLGPGISLTTFSFLLLLWCLWHSWLIVRCGRALASPVRPSKGETSRLIKRGVLADLVGVTLAVVGYQAMAGSLFVQASQQVPGFFGAQIQQAPGAAGRVIGLPITSIEMLSVLGNTQVLFAHLIGLWVSLWLLQRVHKRI; this is encoded by the coding sequence ATGGCCGACCGACTGGATCTGCAGCTGATCGCCGCCGCCCTGCGCCGCCTGGGCTGGGCGCGCTTCTGGGCCCAGCTGGTGCTGGCGGTGGTGGTGGTGGGGGTGCTGCTGTTCAACAACATCGGCGGGCGTCTGGCCGCCAACTCGGCCAGGGCCCTGGGCCTCGGGCCCGGCATCTCGCTCACCACCTTCTCCTTCCTGCTGCTGCTCTGGTGCCTGTGGCACAGCTGGCTGATCGTGCGCTGCGGCCGGGCCCTGGCCAGCCCGGTGCGCCCCAGCAAGGGTGAAACCTCGCGGCTGATCAAGCGCGGCGTGCTGGCCGATCTGGTGGGGGTCACCCTGGCGGTGGTCGGCTACCAGGCGATGGCCGGCAGCCTGTTCGTGCAGGCCTCCCAGCAGGTACCGGGCTTCTTCGGCGCCCAGATCCAGCAGGCTCCCGGGGCCGCCGGTCGGGTGATCGGACTGCCGATCACCTCGATCGAGATGCTCTCGGTGCTGGGCAACACCCAGGTGCTGTTCGCCCACCTGATCGGCCTTTGGGTGAGCCTGTGGCTGCTGCAGCGGGTGCACAAGCGCATCTGA
- a CDS encoding bifunctional riboflavin kinase/FMN adenylyltransferase, translated as MIPLHDPQHAQRPTAIALGSFDGLHQGHRRVIAAITADLGGSDQTGSDPDGAAPDKAGQDRPVPTVVSFWPHPREVLHGETRLRLDLPTEKLELLEPLGVRQLVLVPFDAALAALSPEAFVAQVLAGSLQARQVAVGDNFRFGAGRRGDVGDLARLGARHGIAVTVVPMLHVDGERVSSSRIRRALAGGALDEARRLLQRPYRFSGRVVRGRGLGRGLGWPTANLRIDGRKFLPQEGVYACWVWRHADAMAPRAGAIGAEQIPRSREPQGKVPAGLRPAAAWSADALPAVMNLGPQPTVDPDSPSAVEVHLLETGLNGELDLAGACLTVEPVVRLRGQIRFSGLEELSARIGADAAEARAWLAQQGPAGPAPAIACSPLSPQELG; from the coding sequence TTGATTCCGCTGCACGATCCCCAGCACGCCCAGCGTCCGACCGCCATCGCCCTGGGAAGTTTCGACGGTCTGCATCAGGGCCACCGGCGGGTGATCGCGGCGATCACCGCCGACCTGGGCGGCTCCGATCAAACCGGATCCGATCCAGACGGGGCTGCTCCAGACAAGGCGGGTCAAGACAGGCCAGTGCCGACGGTGGTGAGCTTCTGGCCCCATCCGCGCGAGGTGCTGCATGGCGAGACGCGGCTGCGGCTCGATCTGCCCACCGAGAAGCTGGAGCTGCTGGAGCCCCTGGGCGTGAGGCAGCTGGTGCTGGTGCCCTTCGATGCCGCGCTGGCTGCCTTGAGCCCGGAGGCCTTCGTCGCGCAGGTGCTGGCGGGCAGCCTGCAGGCCCGCCAGGTGGCGGTGGGCGACAACTTCCGCTTCGGAGCGGGCCGCCGCGGCGACGTGGGCGATCTGGCCCGGCTGGGGGCACGCCATGGCATCGCCGTCACGGTAGTGCCGATGCTGCATGTCGATGGCGAGCGGGTGAGCAGCAGCCGCATCCGCCGCGCCCTGGCCGGCGGCGCCCTCGACGAGGCACGGCGCCTGCTGCAGCGCCCCTACCGCTTCAGCGGCCGGGTGGTGCGCGGCCGGGGCCTCGGCCGCGGCCTGGGCTGGCCCACCGCCAACCTGCGCATCGACGGCCGCAAGTTTCTCCCCCAGGAAGGGGTCTACGCCTGCTGGGTCTGGCGCCACGCCGACGCGATGGCGCCACGAGCTGGCGCCATCGGCGCGGAGCAGATCCCGCGGTCACGGGAGCCACAGGGGAAGGTACCGGCGGGGCTCCGGCCGGCAGCCGCCTGGAGCGCCGATGCCCTCCCGGCGGTGATGAATCTCGGCCCCCAGCCCACCGTCGATCCCGACTCCCCCTCGGCGGTGGAGGTGCATCTTCTGGAGACAGGCCTGAACGGAGAGCTCGATCTGGCCGGCGCCTGCCTGACGGTGGAGCCGGTGGTGAGGTTGCGGGGTCAGATCCGTTTCTCAGGGCTGGAGGAGCTCAGTGCCCGCATCGGGGCCGACGCAGCCGAAGCCCGCGCATGGCTGGCGCAACAGGGTCCCGCCGGGCCGGCTCCGGCCATCGCCTGTTCGCCGCTCTCCCCTCAGGAGCTGGGATAG
- a CDS encoding thiamine phosphate synthase encodes MAGDTASPSASEGAAAAGRDADIAAIRRLLDANLDRAREGLRVLEDWSRFALERTDLVTTCKDLRQRLGRLHHARYKLERDTAGDGGAGLGHPAQLQRQAPAQVLAANAGRVQEALRVLEEFGRLEDPELAGEAAAIRYRLYDLEVELLRATAGSGTAPEAGAAAQAEQAAAGTLRDRLQACRLYLITRPLPDLERVVETSLQAGVRLVQYRAKKADDRSRLAEAQALQALCRRHGALFLVNDRIDLALAVDADGVHLGQDDLPPELARRLLGPEKLIGRSTHALEQLQQAERDGCDYVGVGPVNATPTKPGRTPVGLDYVRQAAAEARIPWFAIGGIESSSLGPVLEAGASRVAVVRAITDASDPAAATAELLAALGTAWPSSELGSTGETPTTR; translated from the coding sequence ATGGCCGGTGACACCGCCTCCCCCAGCGCCTCAGAAGGCGCAGCGGCAGCCGGACGCGATGCCGACATCGCTGCGATCCGACGCCTGCTCGACGCCAATCTCGATCGTGCCCGCGAGGGCCTGCGGGTGCTGGAGGACTGGAGCCGCTTCGCCCTGGAGCGCACCGATCTGGTGACCACCTGCAAGGACCTGCGTCAGCGTCTCGGACGTCTGCATCACGCCCGCTACAAGCTGGAGCGTGACACCGCCGGGGATGGCGGCGCCGGCCTCGGCCATCCGGCCCAGCTGCAGCGCCAGGCGCCCGCCCAGGTGCTGGCGGCCAATGCCGGCCGGGTGCAGGAGGCACTGCGGGTGCTGGAGGAGTTCGGCCGCCTCGAGGATCCCGAGCTGGCGGGTGAGGCGGCGGCCATCCGCTACCGCCTCTACGACCTGGAGGTGGAGCTGCTGCGGGCCACCGCTGGATCGGGCACGGCGCCGGAGGCTGGGGCGGCAGCGCAGGCGGAACAGGCGGCCGCAGGGACCCTGCGGGACCGCCTGCAGGCCTGCAGGCTGTATCTGATCACCCGCCCCCTGCCCGATCTTGAGCGTGTGGTGGAGACATCGCTGCAGGCGGGGGTGCGCCTGGTGCAGTACCGCGCCAAGAAGGCCGACGACCGCAGCCGCCTGGCCGAAGCGCAGGCCCTGCAGGCGTTGTGCAGGCGCCACGGAGCCCTGTTCCTCGTCAATGACCGCATCGATCTGGCCCTGGCGGTGGACGCCGACGGCGTGCATCTGGGCCAGGACGACCTGCCGCCCGAGCTGGCACGGCGCCTGCTGGGGCCCGAGAAGCTGATCGGCCGCAGCACCCATGCGCTGGAGCAACTGCAGCAGGCGGAGCGCGACGGCTGCGACTACGTGGGGGTGGGGCCGGTGAATGCCACGCCCACCAAACCGGGCCGCACACCGGTGGGGCTCGACTACGTGCGCCAGGCCGCCGCGGAGGCCCGCATCCCCTGGTTCGCCATCGGCGGCATCGAGTCCTCCAGCCTGGGTCCTGTGCTGGAGGCGGGCGCCAGTCGCGTCGCGGTGGTGCGGGCGATCACCGACGCCAGTGACCCGGCGGCCGCGACGGCGGAGCTGCTGGCCGCTCTGGGCACAGCGTGGCCGAGCTCAGAGTTGGGATCAACCGGAGAAACACCCACAACCCGCTGA
- the thiS gene encoding sulfur carrier protein ThiS produces MAERVGETITLTVNGEPRRIPAGLTLPAVLEALGYRPQLVVVEFNGTILPRQRWAEQSVGETDVLEVVTIVGGGS; encoded by the coding sequence ATGGCTGAGAGGGTGGGGGAGACGATCACCCTCACGGTCAACGGCGAACCGCGCCGCATCCCCGCAGGCCTCACACTCCCCGCCGTGCTCGAGGCCCTGGGCTACCGCCCCCAGCTGGTGGTGGTGGAGTTCAACGGCACGATCCTGCCGCGCCAGCGCTGGGCTGAGCAGAGCGTGGGGGAAACCGACGTGCTCGAGGTGGTCACCATCGTGGGGGGCGGTTCCTAG
- a CDS encoding DUF1517 domain-containing protein, with protein sequence MALTAPRRLAAPLASRRTPLACPWLRRSFTLLVLPLVVAGLLLIGTQPAEAASGGRIGGGSFRSAPSMPRSYGGGGGYRGGYNGGYGGGYRGGYGGGGIGFPFILPIFGFGGGLFGFLVLMAIVGVVLNALRGGGASLPAGRGLDTRASVDGPVSIAQLQLGLLASARNVQEDLRRLAASADTSSSSGLQQVLQETTLSLLRQPELWVYANSEVGQVPFASAESTFNRLSMQERSKLKSELTANVGGRRSTGSSAVGASDATSDFIAVTLLVASRNRLPLKGADTADNLRDSLQRLGAVGADDLLALEVIWQPEGAGEVLSSEELITAYPDLQHL encoded by the coding sequence ATGGCACTTACAGCGCCGCGTCGCCTAGCGGCTCCCCTCGCGTCGCGTCGCACGCCACTTGCCTGCCCATGGCTGCGCCGCAGCTTCACCCTGCTGGTGCTGCCCCTGGTCGTGGCGGGGCTGCTGCTGATCGGCACCCAGCCCGCTGAGGCGGCGAGCGGCGGCCGCATCGGTGGCGGCAGTTTCCGTTCGGCCCCCTCGATGCCCCGCAGCTACGGCGGCGGCGGTGGTTACCGGGGTGGTTACAACGGCGGCTACGGAGGCGGTTACCGCGGCGGCTATGGCGGCGGTGGCATCGGCTTCCCATTCATCCTGCCGATCTTCGGCTTCGGCGGCGGCCTGTTCGGCTTCCTGGTGCTGATGGCAATCGTCGGGGTGGTGCTCAACGCCCTCCGCGGCGGCGGCGCCTCGCTGCCGGCCGGCCGCGGCCTCGACACCCGCGCCTCCGTCGATGGGCCGGTGTCGATCGCCCAGCTGCAACTGGGCCTGCTGGCCAGCGCCCGCAATGTGCAGGAGGACCTCAGGCGCCTGGCCGCCAGTGCCGACACCTCCAGCAGCAGCGGCCTGCAGCAGGTGCTCCAGGAGACCACCCTGTCGCTGCTGCGCCAGCCGGAGCTGTGGGTCTACGCCAACTCCGAGGTGGGCCAGGTGCCGTTCGCGTCGGCGGAATCCACCTTCAACCGCCTGTCGATGCAGGAGCGCAGCAAGCTGAAGAGCGAGCTGACCGCCAACGTCGGCGGACGCCGCTCCACCGGCAGCAGCGCCGTGGGCGCCAGCGACGCCACCAGCGACTTCATCGCTGTGACGCTGCTGGTGGCCAGCCGCAACCGTCTGCCGCTCAAAGGCGCCGACACCGCCGACAACCTGCGCGACAGCCTGCAGCGCCTCGGGGCCGTGGGCGCCGACGACCTGCTGGCGCTGGAAGTGATCTGGCAGCCGGAGGGCGCCGGCGAGGTGCTGAGCAGCGAGGAGCTGATCACCGCCTATCCCGACCTGCAGCACCTCTGA
- the larB gene encoding nickel pincer cofactor biosynthesis protein LarB yields the protein MAEAVWGEHKSPDQIVCIARELLAAGETVLVTRVTPAKADAVLAGLERLGCPDGDARPDTVVPLESVVSLERVAGVSGQPLEGDGPAGGPGPQGSDAVLRPSLVYHPQAACLTTPLPASVSEPPGASAGEGGSVPPEVCVLGGGSSDLTVASEALLALHCHGVTAQLLLDVGVSGLHRLLERLDQLRSARVLIACAGMEGALPTVLAGLLPQPVIAVPVSVGYGVSAGGVAALHGMLASCAPGLTVVNIDNGYGAAMAALRILGARS from the coding sequence ATGGCGGAGGCGGTGTGGGGCGAGCACAAGAGCCCGGACCAGATCGTGTGCATCGCCCGGGAGCTGCTGGCCGCCGGCGAAACCGTGCTGGTCACCCGCGTCACCCCGGCCAAGGCCGATGCGGTGCTGGCCGGTCTCGAGAGGCTTGGGTGTCCCGACGGCGATGCGCGTCCCGACACTGTCGTGCCTCTCGAGAGTGTTGTGTCTCTCGAGAGGGTTGCAGGTGTCTCCGGCCAGCCGCTGGAGGGTGATGGTCCAGCCGGCGGGCCCGGGCCGCAGGGCTCGGACGCCGTTCTGAGGCCGTCACTCGTCTACCACCCGCAGGCCGCCTGCCTCACCACCCCCTTGCCGGCTTCGGTGTCTGAGCCGCCCGGCGCATCGGCTGGGGAGGGTGGTTCCGTGCCTCCTGAGGTGTGCGTGCTTGGTGGCGGCAGCAGTGACCTCACGGTGGCCAGCGAGGCGCTGCTGGCCCTGCACTGCCATGGGGTGACGGCGCAGCTGCTGCTCGATGTCGGCGTTTCCGGCCTGCATCGCCTGCTCGAGCGGCTCGATCAGCTGCGCTCGGCCCGGGTGCTGATCGCCTGTGCCGGCATGGAGGGGGCGTTGCCCACGGTGCTGGCCGGCCTGTTGCCCCAGCCGGTGATCGCCGTGCCGGTGTCGGTGGGCTACGGGGTGAGTGCCGGCGGTGTGGCGGCCCTGCACGGCATGCTCGCCAGCTGCGCTCCGGGCCTGACGGTGGTCAACATCGACAACGGCTATGGGGCGGCGATGGCTGCCCTACGCATCCTCGGGGCCCGGAGCTGA
- a CDS encoding TIGR03792 family protein: MDLNQRRSPLDAPGIPEVDGELTSRVGSDGRVQVEVIEHLRVSVPAAARQAWYEAEQATWEPWLRSQAGFLGRELRWDGEREEGQLLIHWASRAQWHAIPRDEIEQVQERFERLAHAALERLGVVGPLEAIAESERFAAATASAATPSAATASPATAAPVPGSPVSPSPVSGDQTSGSESPGVQAPAAAPQATPPNPFPLVYAGELPPDVVP; the protein is encoded by the coding sequence ATGGATCTGAACCAGCGCCGTAGCCCCCTCGACGCTCCGGGTATTCCCGAGGTCGACGGTGAACTCACCAGCCGGGTTGGCAGCGATGGGCGCGTTCAGGTCGAGGTGATCGAGCACCTGCGCGTGAGCGTGCCGGCGGCGGCGCGCCAGGCCTGGTATGAGGCCGAGCAGGCCACCTGGGAGCCCTGGCTGCGCTCCCAGGCCGGCTTCCTGGGCCGCGAGCTGCGCTGGGATGGCGAGCGTGAGGAGGGCCAGCTGCTGATCCACTGGGCCAGCCGCGCCCAGTGGCATGCCATCCCCCGCGATGAGATCGAGCAGGTGCAGGAGCGCTTCGAGCGGCTGGCCCACGCTGCTCTGGAGCGCCTGGGTGTGGTGGGGCCCTTGGAGGCCATCGCTGAGTCGGAACGCTTCGCTGCAGCCACCGCATCCGCAGCCACTCCATCCGCAGCCACCGCATCACCAGCCACGGCTGCTCCAGTCCCCGGATCCCCGGTTTCCCCATCCCCAGTCTCCGGAGACCAGACCTCCGGCAGTGAGAGCCCGGGCGTCCAGGCCCCTGCCGCCGCACCCCAGGCGACGCCCCCGAATCCCTTCCCGCTGGTCTATGCGGGCGAGCTGCCTCCCGATGTCGTTCCCTGA
- the ispF gene encoding 2-C-methyl-D-erythritol 2,4-cyclodiphosphate synthase, with protein sequence MVPQLRIGNGYDIHRLVPGRPLILGGQTLEHPAGLGLDGHSDADVLVHALMDALLGAISLGDIGQYFPPDDPRWKGADSLVLLEQVMGLIRERGWQVVNVDTVIVAERPKLRPHIETMRAAIALRMGLEPDQVGVKATTNEQLGPTGREEGIACHAVALLQRG encoded by the coding sequence ATGGTCCCTCAGCTCCGCATCGGCAACGGATACGACATCCACCGGCTCGTGCCCGGCCGGCCCCTGATCCTCGGCGGGCAGACCCTGGAGCACCCCGCAGGGCTCGGGCTCGATGGCCACAGCGACGCCGACGTGCTGGTGCATGCCCTGATGGATGCCCTGCTCGGCGCCATCTCGCTCGGCGACATCGGCCAGTACTTCCCGCCCGATGACCCCCGCTGGAAGGGCGCCGACAGCCTGGTGCTTCTCGAGCAGGTGATGGGCCTGATCCGCGAGCGCGGCTGGCAGGTGGTGAACGTGGACACGGTGATCGTGGCCGAGCGGCCGAAGCTCAGGCCCCACATCGAAACCATGCGGGCCGCGATCGCCTTGCGCATGGGCCTCGAGCCTGATCAGGTGGGCGTCAAGGCCACCACCAACGAACAGCTGGGCCCCACCGGCCGCGAGGAGGGCATCGCCTGCCACGCCGTGGCGCTGCTGCAGCGGGGATGA
- the trmD gene encoding tRNA (guanosine(37)-N1)-methyltransferase TrmD produces MRLDVISLVPEAFVPLHGLGVIGRALRAGIAEVHLHNPRDFATDRYRKVDDVPYGGGAGMVLKPEPVFAAFEAVPVRPRRRVLLMSPQGRPLHQRDLQRWATTCDQLVLLCGHYEGFDERIRSLADEEVSLGDFVLTGGELPAMVIINGVIRLLPGTVGTAESLEHESHSDLLLEHPHYTRPPEFRGMAVPEVLRSGDHGAIARWRLEQQIARTRERRPDLHARWQEQQEEQQQG; encoded by the coding sequence CTGCGCCTTGATGTGATCAGCCTGGTGCCTGAGGCCTTCGTGCCCCTGCACGGCCTCGGCGTGATCGGCCGCGCCCTGCGGGCCGGCATCGCCGAGGTCCATCTGCACAATCCCCGCGACTTCGCCACCGACCGCTACCGCAAGGTGGACGACGTGCCCTACGGCGGCGGCGCCGGCATGGTGCTTAAGCCCGAGCCGGTGTTCGCCGCCTTCGAGGCGGTGCCGGTGCGGCCGCGGCGGCGCGTGCTGCTGATGAGCCCCCAGGGCAGGCCGCTGCATCAGCGCGACCTGCAGCGCTGGGCCACCACCTGCGATCAGCTGGTGCTGCTCTGCGGCCACTACGAGGGGTTCGATGAGCGCATCCGCAGCCTGGCCGATGAGGAGGTGTCGCTGGGCGACTTCGTGCTCACCGGCGGCGAGCTGCCGGCGATGGTGATCATCAACGGCGTCATCCGGCTGCTGCCCGGCACCGTCGGCACCGCCGAATCGCTCGAACACGAGAGCCACAGCGACCTGCTGCTGGAGCATCCCCACTACACGCGTCCGCCGGAGTTCCGCGGCATGGCTGTGCCGGAGGTGCTGCGCAGCGGCGACCACGGCGCCATCGCCCGCTGGCGCCTCGAGCAGCAGATCGCGCGCACCCGAGAGCGCCGGCCCGATCTCCACGCCCGCTGGCAGGAACAGCAGGAGGAGCAACAGCAGGGCTGA
- a CDS encoding phycobiliprotein lyase, with protein sequence MTASPEGFPPQDLRSFLELCDGEWLALRSHFDLALVEDAAPDPAMTADGSAQTAAVSAPEAGAVAVSPGQGGGADNSGEPSAGQSVTDTVGTSAGAGAASNAAADSGIDGLPDFAALLQQARAEVEEAPSEEAWHSSERAELLVAFLAPEQADQPGGLRVTPPGGGSRELHFRADGSFAGAADQAPVPAGQWQLWPDGSLELILEAPGRVLRERIWFTQPNLRLRSSVEHATGGQPGRARFSSEIRRVRKPAA encoded by the coding sequence GTGACCGCCAGCCCCGAGGGCTTCCCGCCCCAGGATCTCCGCAGCTTTCTGGAGCTCTGCGACGGCGAATGGCTGGCCCTTCGCAGCCATTTCGATCTGGCCCTGGTGGAGGATGCCGCTCCTGATCCGGCCATGACGGCTGACGGTTCCGCGCAGACAGCGGCGGTTTCCGCTCCTGAGGCGGGCGCCGTTGCGGTCTCCCCTGGGCAGGGAGGGGGCGCTGACAATTCCGGGGAGCCCTCCGCCGGCCAGAGTGTCACTGACACAGTGGGGACCTCCGCTGGGGCCGGCGCCGCGTCCAATGCAGCCGCCGATTCCGGCATCGACGGCCTGCCCGATTTCGCGGCGCTGCTGCAGCAGGCCCGCGCCGAGGTGGAGGAGGCCCCCAGCGAGGAGGCCTGGCACAGCTCCGAGCGTGCGGAGCTGCTGGTGGCCTTTCTGGCGCCTGAGCAGGCGGATCAGCCCGGTGGCCTGCGCGTCACGCCACCCGGTGGCGGCAGCCGCGAGCTGCACTTCCGCGCCGACGGCTCCTTCGCCGGCGCCGCGGATCAGGCCCCGGTCCCGGCCGGGCAGTGGCAGCTGTGGCCCGACGGCAGCCTGGAGCTGATCCTCGAGGCCCCGGGCCGGGTGCTGCGCGAGCGCATCTGGTTCACCCAGCCGAACCTGCGCCTGCGCAGCAGCGTCGAACACGCCACCGGCGGTCAGCCGGGCCGCGCCCGCTTCAGCTCCGAGATCCGCCGCGTGCGCAAGCCGGCCGCATGA